GCCCGCGCACATGAGGGGGCGAACGATGCGAGAGCGGAATGTGGCCACGCGGGGAGGTACGCTGCTCGCGGGCCTTGCCCTGCTCGCCCTGGCGGCGCCGGCGTGCGGCAGTCAGGTGCAGTCGTCGACCGGGGGCACCGTGCCCGCCCCGTCGGACCCCACCAAGATCAAGGTCGGGGTGCTCCACTCACTGAGCGGCACCATGGCGATCAGCGAGGTCTCGGTGCGTGATGCCGAGCTGCTCGCCATCAGCGAGATCAACG
The nucleotide sequence above comes from Candidatus Dormiibacterota bacterium. Encoded proteins:
- a CDS encoding transporter substrate-binding protein; this translates as MRERNVATRGGTLLAGLALLALAAPACGSQVQSSTGGTVPAPSDPTKIKVGVLHSLSGTMAISEVSVRDAELLAISEIN